One window of the Podospora pseudocomata strain CBS 415.72m chromosome 7, whole genome shotgun sequence genome contains the following:
- a CDS encoding hypothetical protein (EggNog:ENOG503P1MT; COG:D), whose amino-acid sequence MSRTTTLRKYGKSERKTKAEQLFEALPTSPPTTRKAKVEVESHEVTRITKQLVSVTLDEKVVIQDKEEIPSTTPTPPSSPPPPPPPEQQPSTPKQPQSPPPRRRIAPTPVPKDEPVPGRLPQKPSQPYSEEEDSTFHSDTSSTSSTLRTLTWSEICPPSNTIEKIAEASYAEVYRITNTLGTSIIKVIRLDSPIKPQTKAQSRSGLVDEEPHTDEDMLGELQISEWLADIPGFVIYKERYIAQGKAPRSLLETHQAFYRREKRKDPDRLQWYPSPSRYLDETRFLVVELGDAGTALEDFEITTSEQLWDIFLHTAIALARAEDLIEFEHRDLHEGNLCVRQARPPLSPGSGYRFNNSGLEVTILDYGLSRASDPDRPGGKVFMDLEKDLSIFTSEHAPQCEVYRGMRSFLLRGDRGILGPKYHTTAYELPAGAVKRRKGSKRRVDWGGYYPYTNVLWLDYIYGWMVENFRGEAKVLRGWEEETRELRVHLDPGQPREVMSFGGAGEVVRFAVEAGWIGEGQLMDGGGSYLSGAGAGDGGEDKKEESESEESERGSRGEEEEEEEEEEEQERQSKRSVRPCRRRQA is encoded by the coding sequence ATGTCACGCACCACCACACTTCGAAAATATGGCAAATCCGAGAGGAAGACGAAAGCTGAGCAGTTGTTTGAGGCACTACCAACAAGCCCGCCCACGACGAGAAAGGCCAAGGTGGAAGTCGAATCACATGAGGTCACTCGGATCACAAAACAGCTGGTATCGGTGACACTCGACGAGAAAGTGGTAATTCAagacaaggaggagatcccttcaacaacaccaaccccaccgtcatcaccaccaccaccaccacctcccgaacagcagccatcaacacccaagcaaccacaatctcctcccccaagacGAAGAATAGCACCAACCCCCGTACCAAAAGACGAACCAGTCCCAGGCCGTCTACCACAAAAACCATCACAACCCTActcagaagaagaagactcAACCTTCCACTccgacacctcctccacctcatcaaccctccgCACCCTCACCTGGTCCGAAAtctgccccccctccaacaccatcGAGAAAATCGCCGAGGCCTCTTACGCAGAAGTCTACCGCATAACCAACACCCTCggcacctccatcatcaaagtCATCCGCCTCGActcccccatcaaaccccaaACCAAAGCCCAGTCCCGCTCGGGTTTGGTAGACGAAGAACCCCACACCGACGAGGACATGCTCGGCGAGCTCCAGATATCCGAATGGCTAGCCGACATCCCCGGGTTTGTAATCTACAAAGAACGCTACATCGCCCAGGGCAAAGCCCCCAGATCACTCCTCGAAACCCACCAAGCCTTTTATCGtcgggagaagagaaaagatcCCGACCGGCTGCAGTGGTACCCCTCCCCAAGCAGGTACCTCGACGAAACCAGattcctcgtcgtcgagcTAGGTGATGCGGGCACGGCGCTGGAGGATTTCGAGATTACGACTTCAGAACAGCTATGGGATATTTTTCTTCACACTGCGATTGCGCTTGCCAGGGCAGAAGATTTGATTGAGTTTGAGCATAGGGATCTTCACGAGGGGAATTTATGTGTCAGGCAGGCCCGTCCCCCTCTGTCGCCAGGGTCAGGGTATAGATTCAACAACTCTGGCTTGGAGGTCACGATACTGGATTACGGCCTCTCGCGGGCTTCGGATCCGGACCGTCCAGGGGGGAAAGTGTTTATGGATTTGGAAAAGGACTTGAGCATTTTCACGAGCGAGCACGCGCCGCAGTGTGAGGTTTAtagggggatgaggagtttTTTGCTGAGGGGGGATAGGGGTATTTTGGGGCCCAAGTATCATACTACGGCTTATGAGTTGCCGGCGGGagcggtgaagaggaggaaggggagtaAGAGGAGGGTTGATTGGGGGGGGTATTATCCTTATACTAATGTGCTGTGGTTAGATTATATCTatgggtggatggtggagaatTTTAGGGGGGAGGCAAAAGTGCTGagagggtgggaggaggagacgagggagttgagggttCATCTTGATCCTGGGCAaccgagggaggtgatgagctttgggggggcgggggaggtggtgaggtttgcTGTGGAGGCGGggtggattggggaggggcagctgatggatgggggggggagttaTTTGAGTGGTGCTGGggcgggtgatggtggtgaggacaagaaggaagagagtgagagtgaggagaGTGAAAGGGGGAGcaggggtgaggaggaggaggaggaggaggaggaggaggagcaggagaggcagTCAAAGAGGTCGGTGAGGCCTTGTAGACGACGACAAGCTTGA
- a CDS encoding hypothetical protein (COG:S; EggNog:ENOG503NWBR), with amino-acid sequence MANVIGNLFGGQKPLNPDPVKGGDSDFADFKEGAEPSPIPFTPVSNTLTGAQPAQTLRPYTKWYRLDERHSLSEFKGEGIVLSIIGLFLLFHLFGAGRNRTKAKKWIEANNAPLAAEFASVGFDGVPSSETKVAEIREKSLFEFATYATGRANVAFVDVKLTLVKRFNPLTSIFEAALGFFWDSFPAPKDVCDATIYPFDGRETQIVPSIPGAGELQAKDKSTYDNFVWALVHKDQMKQVRDDRYDLSLTVTKDHPKLPQWLTVMSESAEITDLLLTPELIKAAENAGDSFEYLIISDQPVEQPKTLDETVPRKRIFLRYSLPSNNDYTNLVPIFQYFLRISDQLAKSAHFRPEVVKKVKAVREAMIKKIQKAEEEEKAEERAIEKEKARKAKRDAELNALDAKGQKKYLEKERERELKKGTKKMTTRA; translated from the exons ATGGCGAACGTTATTGGAAACCTCTTTGGAGGCCAGAAGCCATTGAACCCCGACCCTGTCAAGGGCGGTGATTCCG ACTTTGCAGACTTCAAGGAGGGCGCCGAGCCATCTCCAATTCCCTTTACTCCCGTCTCCAACACCCTGACCGGAGCCCAGCCCGCGCAGACACTGCGCCCCTACACAAAATGGTACCGCCTCGACGAGCGCCATTCCCTCTCTGAGTTCAAGGGCGAGGGCATCGTtctctccatcatcggcctcttcctcctcttccacctcttcgGCGCTGGCCGCAACCgcaccaaggccaagaagtgGATCGAGGCCAACAACGCTCCCCTTGCCGCCGAGTTCGCCTCCGTGGGCTTTGACGGGGTTCCGTCCTCTGAGACCAAGGTGGCTGAAATTCGCGAGAAGAGTCTCTTCGAGTTTGCTACCTACGCCACCGGCCGTGCCAACGTCGCCTTCGTCGATGTCAAGCTTACTCTTGTCAAGCGCTTCAACCCGCTCACCTCCATCTTCGAGGCCGCTCTTGGATTCTTCTGGGACAGCTTCCCCGCTCCCAAGGATGTCTGTGACGCTACCATCTATCCCTTTGATGGAAGAGAGACCCAGATTGTGCCCTCTATCCCCGGCGCTGGCGAGCTCCAGGCCAAGGACAAGAGCACCTATGACAACTTTGTTTGGGCTCTTGTTCACAAGGACCAGATGAAGCAAGTTCGCGATGATCGCTACGACCTGTCTCTTACCGTCACCAAGGACCACCCCAAGCTTCCCCAGTGGTTGACCGTCATGAGCGAGAGCGCCGAGATTACCGACCTTCTTTTGACCCCTGAGCTcatcaaggctgccgagaaCGCTGGTGATTCTTTTGAGTATCTGATCATTTCAGACCAACCTGTTGAGCAGCCCAAGAC GCTCGATGAGACGGTTCCCCGCAAGCGCATCTTCCTCCGCTACTCGCTGCCCTCCAACAATGACTacaccaacctcgtcccCATCTTCCAGTACTTCCTCCGCATCTCTGACCAGCTCGCCAAGTCGGCCCACTTCCGGCccgaggttgtcaagaaggtcaaggcgGTCCGTGAGGCCATGATCAAGAAGATCcagaaggctgaggaggaggagaaggctgaggagcgcgcgattgagaaggagaaggcgcgcAAGGCCAAGCGTGATGCTGAGCTGAATGCGCTGGACGCCAAGGGGCAGAAGAAGTATCTTGAGAAGGAGCGCGAGagggagttgaagaaggggaccAAGAAGATGACTACCCGTGCTTAG
- a CDS encoding hypothetical protein (EggNog:ENOG503P8SS) — protein MCFGSSCPNCSKQSWRGCGSHVPSVLGSVPEDKWCTCEPKFTVSGKDYPPQAGQGKPAGSSSADQQEETPSGSAALSWFTSFLGGGGKK, from the exons ATGTGCTTCGGATCTTCCTGCCCCAACTGCT CTAAGCAATCCTGGCGAGGCTGCGGCTCCCACGTCCCCTCCGTTCTCGGGTCGGTTCCCGAGGATAAATGGTGTACTTG cGAACCCAAATTCACCGTCTCCGGCAAGGACTACCCACCTCAAGCCGGCCAAGGCAAACCCGCCGGTTCCTCTTCTGCCgatcaacaagaagaaacccCCTCAGGTTCGGCCGCCCTGTCCTGGTTCACCagttttcttggtggtggaggcaaGAAGTAA
- the AKL1 gene encoding Ark- serine/threonine protein kinase (EggNog:ENOG503NW5N; COG:T), whose product MASYGQAAVPAAARPAVPYGAPVPGSVPSAPPAGTFSPGTKIQVGNHRVVIQKYLSEGGFAHVYLVKLAAPVNGTDLAVLKRVAVPDKESLRGMRTEVETMKRLKGHKAIVTYIDSHASELRGGGYEVFLLMEYCNGGGLIDFMNTRLQHRLTEPEILNIFADVAEGVACMHYLRPPLLHRDLKVENVLITMVGSVRKFKLCDFGSAAAPRAAPQTVVECRLMDEDVQKHTTMQYRSPEMVDVYRKQPIDEKSDIWALGVLLYKLCYYTTPFEEQGQLAILNASFRYPSYPAFSDRLKGLIGWMLRESQQARPNIYQVLREACKMQGREPPVKDIYSGKSQGDPHQHKQSSSLQQKITSPPLVGAVFSPKATQEQQVIPEIERMRRGRVPAAQPSAPTTATVTSPKVTNGDPFAALDARPVIKGGDELSSKFPSLDQFSLLHDHGSKFDFDQGSPQLPKDLSTRVAEKLADEAFQIKPSPSPIPTQPSQRQSIDGSRANPYPAAADPSRVSPPLKSASAPPKQPGASRASTIISNTPELQAISSPPQPLYQPTPKPTMVSTGTMTSPPPAEGPSPYLVYRFPPADSHRAASVPRAPETGLGLAPSALGDPAARSVSRTPSYQGTSQAGHVRHPSSSRPSLEGGRPSLENLASRPRPISTHLESNLDFLREKEQAPSPRFSLDRSRPSTPKLEEDKNIASNVDFLRSLEDPEPAKKDKSHKHTKRGSLSSIGAGAKNILAGKFGDAFKRFEGGNSSSGPIVRTPSPLKDLDRHDVLTPITGSVATGGHSDDDHDQDEMTPEMRREQEAQMLAQEEARVAAAQAEYRQRVAQRGSGSGGGGGPVPPPKPAGGGGGGGASRAQAIQSKVQSLLDESNRGAVVRTAQGYGQHTDRPSTSSSGGVGEEKPPYVPRKPGSIIGDKGGRPGTSSGGKALPAPPPKPVHLGQQQAGGGMINRPASPVKREALLAVDLPGNGGAALLKMTAGEKEDYIRDFQKRFPDLQMVERDLGREGGR is encoded by the exons ATGGCTTCGTACGGCCAGGCGGCGGTGCCGGCAGCGGCGCGGCCCGCAGTACCTTACGGGGCACCCGTACCAGGGAGCGTCCCCAGCGCACCACCAGCGggcaccttctcccccggcACCAAGATCCAGGTCGGCAACCACCGCGTGGTGATTCAGAAATACCTCTCCGAGGGCGGCTTCGCACATGTATATCTGGTCAAGCTGGCCGCCCCCGTCAACGGGACCGACCTGGCCGTGCTCAAGCGGGTCGCCGTCCCGGACAAGGAATCGCTGCGGGGGATGCGCACCGAGGTCGAGACCATGAAGCGCCTGAAGGGCCACAAGGCCATTGTCACGTATATCGACTCTCACGCATCGGAGCTGCGCGGCGGCGGGTACGAGGTGTTTTTGCTCATGGAGTACTGCAACGGCGGCGGGCTTATCGACTTTATGAACACGCGCCTGCAGCACCGGCTGACGGAACCCGAGATTCTCAACATTTTTGCCGACGTTGCTGAGGGCGTGGCCTGCATGCATTACCTCCGACCGCCGCTTTTGCACCGCGACTTGAAGGTCGAGAATGTGCTAATCACCATGGTTGGGTCTGTCCGGAAGTTCAAGCTCTGCGATTTCggttcggcggcggcaccgcGCGCGGCTCCCCAGACGGTGGTCGAGTGCaggttgatggatgaggatgttcaGAAACACACCACGATGCAGTACAGGAGTCCGGAAATGGTCGATGTCTACAGGAAACAGCCGATTGACGAGAAGTCGGACATTTGGGCGCTCGGCGTGCTGCTGTACAAGCTTTGCTATTATACCACGCCTTTTGAGGAGCAGGGACAGCTTGCTATTCTGAATGCCAGTTTCAGATATCCTAGTTATCCTGCCTTTTCAGATAGGCTCAAGGGACTTattg GCTGGATGCTGCGTGAAAGTCAGCAGGCCAGGCCGAATATTTATCAGGTACTCCGTGAGGCCTGCAAAATGCAGGGCCGGGAGCCACCAGTCAAAGAT ATTTACTCGGGGAAGTCGCAGGGAGACCCTCATCAGCATAAACAGAGTTCATCATTACAGCAAAAGATCACGTCGCCGCCTCTTGTTGGCGCCGTGTTTTCTCCGAAAGCCACTCAGGAACAGCAGGTCATTCCCGAGATTGAGCGCATGAGGCGAGGCCGAGTGCCGGCTGCCCAGCCCAGTGCtccgacaacagcaacagtcACGTCGCCCAAGGTGACGAATGGAGACCCCTTTGCCGCGCTTGATGCGAGGCCAGTAATCAAGGGCGGGGATGAACTGTCATCAAAATTCCCGTCTCTTGATCAGTTTTCGCTTCTACATGACCATGGGTCCAAATTCGACTTTGACCAGGGGTCGCCGCAATTACCCAAAGATCTGTCAACAAGGGTGGCGGAGAAGTTGGCAGATGAGGCTTTCCAGATCAAGCCCTCGCCTTCGCCAATTCCAACGCAACCAAGCCAACGGCAGTCCATTGACGGAAGCAGAGCCAACCCCTATCCAGCGGCGGCAGACCCATCACGGGTGTCTCCTCCGCTCAAGTCTGCCTCTGCGCCACCAAAACAACCTGGGGCCAGCCGGGCGTCGACCATCAtttccaacacccccgagcTGCAGGCAATTTCTTCACCCCCGCAGCCGCTTTACCAGCCAACTCCTAAACCAACCATGGTGTCGACTGGCACCATGACATCGCCACCGCCGGCGGAAGGACCCTCGCCGTACCTAGTGTATCGATTCCCACCTGCTGATAGTCACCGCGCAGCCAGTGTACCCAGAGCTCCAGAGACAGGTCTCGGTCTTGCTCCCTCGGCGCTCGGAGATCCAGCAGCTCGGTCAGTTTCCCGGACGCCATCATATCAAGGCACATCACAGGCCGGCCACGTTCGccatccttcttcctcgaGGCCGTCACTAGAAGGCGGACGACCAAGCCTGGAGAACCTTGCATCACGCCCAAGACCAATCAGCACTCACCTCGAATCCAACCTGGACTTTCTCCGCGAAAAGGAACAAGCCCCCTCTCCAAGATTTTCCCTCGACAGGAGCCGCCCGTCGACCCCCAAACTGGAAGAAGACAAAAACATTGCCTCCAACGTTGACTTTCTCCGCTCTCTCGAAGACCCGGAACCggcgaagaaggacaagTCCCATAAGCACACGAAGCGGGGGAGTCTGTCTTCCATCGGTGCCGGAGCGAAGAATATCCTCGCAGGCAAGTTTGGCGATGCGTTTAAGCGATTTGAAGGCGGTAATTCCTCCTCTGGTCCTATCGTCCGGACGCCGTCTCCGCTCAAAGACCTCGACCGTCATGATGTTTTGACTCCCATTACGGGATCGGTAGCCACGGGCGGGCATAGCGATGATGATCATGACCAGGATGAGATGACGCCTGAGATGAGGCGCGAGCAAGAAGCGCAGATGCtggcgcaggaggaggccaGGGTTGCTGCCGCGCAGGCGGAGTATAGACAGCGAGTTGCGCAACGGGGCAGTGGTTcaggggggggtggtggtccagtCCCGCCTCCTAAAccagctgggggagggggagggggcggagcGTCAAGGGCGCAGGCGATACAGAGCAAGGTGCAGAGTTTGCTGGATGAGAGCAATCGGGGTGCTGTTGTTAGGACTGCGCAGGGGTATGGACAGCATACTGATCGgccatcgacatcatcatcggggggggttggggaggagaaaccGCCGTATGTGCCGAGGAAACCGGGCAGTATCATTGGGGATAAAGGAGGGAGGCCGGGGACGAGCTCGGGTGGGAAGGCGTTGcctgcgccgccgccgaagccggTGCATTTGGGACAGCAACAGGCGGGCGGAGGGATGATAAACAGGCCGGCTTCGCCTGTTAAGAGAGAGGCgttgttggcggtggatTTACcggggaatgggggggcTGCGTTGCTGAAGATGacggcgggggagaaggaggattaTATTAGGGATTTTCAGAAGAGGTTTCCGGATTTGcagatggtggagagggatttggggagggagggtgggaggTAG
- a CDS encoding hypothetical protein (COG:E; EggNog:ENOG503NUN0) has translation MTTPDEAGTKVIARDNASRSSSRDEEMGILTPVENNQLKKSLKNRHLQMIAMGGAIGAGLFIGSGAALSAGGPGSVLICYTLIGIMMLFTCQALAELSVVYPSNGAFFEHCLRFLDPTWGFAIGWGYALTWLIILPFELIAASITIQFWNDTINMGVWVTVFLVVLALIQIFGVRGYGEVECVLSVIKIIACSGFIILGIVINTGAVGRKGYLGGEYWSDPGAFRNGFEGFASVFVIASFSFGGTELAGLAAAESENPEKSVPKACKQVFWRISFFYILNLFIMGLILPSDDPRLLGSEGANSKASPFVLAIQDAGIKVLPHIMNGVITIAVISVANSSSFGFTRTVQAMAQVGMAPTCLAKIDKQGRPMRCTIVLLLFALIAYVGLAPNDAGMKLFDWLLAVTGVTYFFIWGSICLAHIRFRKAMQVQGLSLDLVPYKPSGGVWGSWIALIFNGVCLAAAFYVCAKPKPGATAAETAEKFFKGYLAAPVMFVLWLGWKVKTGEWRLQTPLHAIDLKTDAKFRDPVNFEPEEKKPLRKRMLGALF, from the exons ATGACTACACCAGACGAGGCCGGCACCAAAGTGATAGCGCGGGACAATGCTTCCCGCTCCAGCAGCcgggacgaggagatggggataCTGACCCCGGTCGAGAACAACCAGCTCAAGAAGTCCCTCAAGAACAGGCATCTTCAAATGATTGCCATGG GTGGTGCGATTGGCGCTGGTCTCTTCATTGGGTCTGGGGCAGCGTTGAGTGCAGGTGGACCAGGCAGCGTG CTTATATGCTACACTCTCATCGGAATAATGATGTTGTTTACTTGTCAGGCTCTCGCCGAGCTCTCGGTCGTCTATCCTTCCAATGGCGCCTTTTTCGAACACTGCTTAAGATTTCTTGACCCAACATG GGGCTTCGCCATCGGCTGGGGCTACGCTCTAACCTGGCTGATCATCCTTCCTTTTGAGCTTATTGCGGCCTCGATCACGATACAATTTTGGAACGACACAATTAACATGGGAGTATGGGTGACGGTGTTTCTGGTAGTACTGGCACTTATTCAAATATTTGGAGTTCGAGGATATGGCGAAG TCGAATGTGTCCTCAGCGTCATCAAGATCATAGCCTGCAGCGGCTTCATCATACTCggcatcgtcatcaacaCGGGCGCTGTGGGAAGGAAGGGATACTTGGGCGGCGAATACTGGAGCGACCCGGGTGCTTTCAGGAACGGCTTTGAGGGCTTTGCCAGCGTTTTTGTGATcgcttctttctctttcggCGGCACCGAACTGGCCGGTCTCGCGGCGGCCGAATCAGAGAACCCCGAGAAGTCGGTCCCCAAAGCCTGCAAGCAGGTCTTTTGGCGCATCTCTTTCTTTTACATTCTCAACCTATTCATCATGGGCCTGATTTTGCCATCCGACGATCCTCGACTCCTCGGATCAGAGGGCGCCAACAGCAAAGCATCACCATTCGTTTTGGCGATCCAGGATGCCGGAATCAAGGTGCTCCCACACATCATGAACGgcgtcatcaccatcgccgtCATCAGTGTCGCCAACTCGTCGTCGTTTGGTTTCACTCGCACTGTCCAGGCGATGGCTCAAGTTGGCATGGCACCCACTTGTCTGGCCAAAATCGACAAGCAGGGCCGTCCTATGCGTTGCACCATCGTGCTCCTCCTGTTTGCCTTGATTGCGTATGTCGGGCTGGCACCGAACGATGCGGGTATGAAGTTGTTCGACTGGCTTCTTGCCGTCACTGGCGTGACGTATTTCTTCATCTGGGGCTCGATTTGCCTCGCGCACATTCGCTTCCGGAAGGCTATGCAGGTCCAAGGCTTGTCCCTTGACCTGGTCCCATACAAGCCATCAGGTGGTGTCTGGGGAAGCTGGATTGCCCTCATTTTCAACGGCGTCTGTCTCGCAGCCGCCTTCTACGTCTGCGCCAAG CCTAAACCAGGTGCTACTGCGGCGGAAACGGCTGAGAAGTTCTTCAAGGGCTACCTGGCCGCACCGGTGATGTTTGTTCTCTGGCTCGGGTGGAAGGTGAAGACGGGAGAGTGGAGGCTGCAGACGCCTCTGCACGCGATTGATCTCAAGACGGATGCCAAGTTTAGGGATCCGGTCAATTTCGAGcctgaagaaaagaaaccctTACGCAAACGCATGTTGGGAGCCCTTTTCTGA